Below is a genomic region from Telmatobacter sp. DSM 110680.
CGCCGTTCTGCTTATTCCCGCTGGATGGACCGTTGGGTGCGATGAGCTGGAGTTCCAGCACCAGATCCGCGCCTGATGGATCGGACACCAGATCGAACTGGCCGGTCGATTTCAAAGCGGCAAAGAACTGGGTATATCCACGATCAGGGTCGCCGCTGAAGGGTTGAGGAAACAATCCGCTATCGGCTCCTGCGTTGGACACAAAAATCCTTTTCGCGGCGGTGACCGCTGGAGGGACCGGACTGTTCTGGTCGTAATGACCCTGTGAGGCTGCCAAGACGGCAGACAAACACAAAACCGCAGCCGATGTGCGGAGTACTAAACCTCTGACTTTCAATGAGATTCCTCCTCTTGCGACTTCTTTCTCAGAGGAGACGGTTGTAGTTGGACGAAGGTTACTATCCCACTGCAACTTTGCTGTGTTAGTCTTTGCGACTTCAGGGATCTGCGTACGTTTCCGGGCCCTGGATGAAGGCTTAGGTCGCTTCTACTGTAGGGGAGTCAAAAGGGGCAGAAAAGGCGAGCTGCATGGCGATTATTGCGCCGCCCAAGACGCGTTGATTCAGGGGCTTACAAGGCGTACCACAACCTGAGTAAATGTCAAGGGATTTTTGCCCGCATCTGATTGAATTTATTGGAGGATACTGGCCGTAAGGCTGGTAAAATCAGAGGATGCTTATTCGACCAAAAGCAACCAACATGAACCCCAAAAAGCCGCTGCCGTTCTGGCTGCTTGTGGGGACTTCCTGCGTGGCACTGGCCGGGGTTCTGGGAACCATTTCCACCCGAACAGTGCAGGCGGATGCTCGGCTGCAAAGGCCAATGGCAGCACCTCAGCCGGTGGCCGCAACGGCGACACCAGCACTGAGCGCCACCCCGCAACCAGCTTTGAAAACTCACGGCAAAATCTACCGCGGAATTGCGTCGTGGTACGGTTCGGTCTTCAATGGACGGAAGACTGCAAGCGGCGAGACATTCGACATGAACGCGATGACGGCGTGCCATCCAACTCTGCCCTTTGGCAGCGTGGTGAGGGTGGTGAACCTGCGGAACCGGAAGTCGGTGATTGTGCGCATCACAGACCGCGGCGATCTAGGGAGCGGTAATGGACGCATCATCGATCTTTCTTATGGCGCAGCGGAGAAACTCCACATGACACAATCCGGTCTGGCACGGGTTTCGATCGAGGTGCTCGCACTGGGGCATTCTGGGACCAGCGACTAGAGGCGAACAGGATTCGAAAAACTGGGGTCAGCGCATTGCGCTGGCCCTTTCCATTTCTACGCACCCTTATGAAATGTTAGGCGGGCTTGATCGGAGTTCGATCGCGCCCCGATTGGAACGTCCTGAACCCCACCATACCTACCAGAACGAGAAGCGACACGCAGGTTGCCAGACCCAAGGCCATACCCGCCAGAAGAAAAATCAGCCCGTTCCCTCCGCAAGGACCCACGCCGCCGATGTCTGCTGCGACGAAGCAGAGAGCGCAAGCTGAAGCCAGTCCGGCTGTCCCGATCCCCACTTGCGAGATGCGCATGCGAAATTATAACGACGCCAGGAATGGATAAGGACCTGAAGGCGCCGATCCTAGTTTTCAACTCAAGCGTCCTCATCGTTGAGGACGGGGACTGGGGTTGGCAAAGTAAAACTCAGAAGCGCGAATCAAGCCGGGCAACAAATTATCGAGAGATGCCGCGAATGCTCCGTTTTTTGTGGCTAGCTGTGTTTTGCTTGACAGCGAATCGGGGCGAGGATAATCTTCAGCATCGTTCGTCGCAAGCTCATCAAGCTCATCTCCCTTCCCCAACGAAGACCGAAAATCAGGCTGCCAGACCAGGGATTCGAGGTTACGCGCGGACGTTTTGTCCCCAGCAAGTCTCATCTCAGCGAAGGAGATCTTCATGCGTTTTTCGGAGGTTCGTTTTGTATCAGTGGTGCTGTTGGTCACGGGAATAGTCCCATGTGCCGGAGCCCAATCCTCAATAGGCAAAGTGACACTGAGCAAGACAACGATGGCGCGCGTGTCCACGATCGGCAGCGGATCGCACACCACATACAACACGGTCTCACTTCTCGCGGAAATGCCGGATGCCGACCTTGTTACTGCACGAAGGAACTCGGCGGTCCACGCAGATGCAGTGGCAACGGAAGCGGCGGCAGTTCTTTCCGTTCCTGTTCCGCAGCCGAACTCAGTTATGACCGGCGCGACGAGTGTAGCTTTCAAAGGCCTGACCACTGTTGATACGGCGAACACTAACGGGTTTGTCGTCAGTCCACCCGACCAGGGATTGTGTGCCGGCCACGGGTTTGCAATGGAAGTGATTAATTTGTCGATGGCGGTATACAGCACATCGGGAGCCCGGCTTACGGTTCCCGAATCGGTATATAGCTTCTTTGGGTTCGATCCAAACTCGAATTCTCTCAGCGATCCCCGGTGCTACTACGATGCGTCTACACAGCGCTGGTTCGTTTCGATGACGGATCCGTTTGACAGTGCAACGGGACGCAGTTACCTGCTTCTCGCGGTGAGTCAGACCAGCGACCCGCGGGGGGCGTTCTATATCTACGTTATTGACAGCACCGACGACGGGCTCAACGGCACCCCCGCTAATCCGGGATGCAACAGCTCGGATCCGTGCTTTGGCGATCAGCCAACGCTTGGCGCCGATGCATATGGCGTTTACCTGACCACCAACGAATTCGGACTCGCTGCCCCAGTTTTCAATGGCGCCGAAATTTATGCGATCTCGAAGTCCGCGCTGGAGGCGGGAACCGCTTCGTCACTGGTTCATATCGGTGATTTATCGCTTGCCGAGGGGTATTCGTACTCCGTGCAGCCGGCCAGTTCTCCAGATCTGAGCGGAGAGAGCGGTTCCGGAGTCGAGTATTTTCTGAGTGCGCTGGACTTCTATGGGACGCTGGATAACCGGATCGCGGTGTGGGCGTTGACGAACACAAGCTCTTTGTCTTCGGCAACTCCCAATGTGAGTCTTTCCAACGATGTGATTCGAAGCGAGGTGTATGGACAGCCGGGACCGGCTACGCAGAAGTCGGGACCCTATCCGTTGGGCCAGGCACTCGGTGATCCCGAAGAATTGATCAGCAGCGGCGATGACCGGATGCAGAACGTGGTGTTTGCCAGTGGACACCTTTGGGGGGCATTGAACACGGTGATCTCAGACGGAACCAACACGAATGTCGGGATCGCTTATTTCGATGTGAAGCCGAGCGTCAGCGGGGGACTGGTTTCGGGGAAGGTTCAGGGTCAGAGCTACATTTCGATCAAGGGAAATTCGGTGATCTATCCCGGAACCGGAGTGACAGAAGATGGAACTGCGGCTATTGCGTTTACGGTAACCGGACCTTCCTTCTATCCGAGTGCCGCATACGCAAAGGTGAACCCGTCTCACGCATCGTCAGTGAGCATTGTTGCCGAAGGTGTCGCGCCACAGGATGATTTTTCCGGTTATCCGCAGTTTGGAGGCGGGGGAGTTGCGCGCTGGGGTGACTACTCATGGGGAGTCGCAGACGGAAATTCGCTTTGGCTGGCAACGGAATACATCCCGGGAGGGATCAGCGCACTCAACTACTACACGGATTTCGGAACCTACGTGTATGAAGTTAAGTTCCAGTGATCGCTGGTGCCACCAGCCCTAGCAGTTTGAATAGCGGAATGAGTCGAGAGAGCCAGCGCATTGCGTTGGCTCTCGTAATGTTTGGTGCGTCGGAGAAGGGTGCCATCTCGAACTGGCACGACACGGCTCAGGCGGGAGTGGCTTACTGGTCCGTGTCTGGTTGCTTGTAGGGCTTGGAGAGCCATTGGCGGCCCTCGTTGACGCAGCCCTGCGTATTGTCGTTGGTTTGGACTGCCAGGCGATATTCGTTGACGGCGCGATCGCGCTGGCCGGTGATGTCAAAGATCTTGCCTAGCGCGATGTGGCTCCAACACTCAGTCCAGCGAGGCTCACCATCTCCGCGCAGAGAGTCGCGGTAGTAGTTGACCGAGGCTTGGAAGTTGCGCTGGGTGAAGAGGACCTCACCAATGCGATAGTCGGCCAGAGAGCTTTGCGAATTGGCTTCGAGGGCCTTCTGATATTCAGCGAGGGCGCCGGTCAGATCGTTCTGGGCGACGAGTTGCTGGCCTTTGAGGATGGCGATGCGCACCTGGAGGTCTGGCGAGGACTTTAGCACCCAATCGCCAGGATCGATGGTGATGTGGCGAGGGCGCCCAAAGGTATCGACGACGTACTGCGTGTCAGTTCCAACTACGTCCTTCTTTTCGTCCACGGTTTTTCCGTCGGTTTCAACACGCAGATCTACCGGCATCCGGAAGAGGTCGAGATCCTGATTGATCTGCCCGATGGTACGGAATCCCTTGCCATTGCCGAGACGGTACACGGAGTACTTGTTAGTGAAAGTCGGTGCGCCAGTTCCGTCGACCCATTGGCTGAAGAAGGGCGTGAGCTGTTCCTGGCTTTGAGCTTCCGCGACCTTCTCGAGATCTGCGGCGCGGAGCGGCTTGTCAGCGAATTGACTGAGCGTTCCCTTGAGGGTTTCGAGGAAGGCCTTGTCTCCGATCTCCCAGCGCAGCATGTGGAAGATCATGGCGCCCTTCTCAAGCGTCATCGACTGGAATTCAGGCGAGAACGGATTGAGCCGGCCGGAACTGGAAAGCGGAATGGTGTCATAGGCGAGCGCGCCGGCTGAGACGTCCTGGAGCGCAGCTTTCAGTGCGCTTTTGCCGTTCTCCTCCTCCACGTACATCAGTTCGCCGTATCGCGACATACCGTTGGTGATCCAGGCGTCACTCATGGTCTTGGGGCTGACTTCCGAGCCCCACCACTGGTGGGCGATGGTATTGGCGAGGAGTCGGATTCCCGACTTGTCGCCGGTCCGCGATCCCATGATGGCTGCGAGTTCCGGTCCCCAGGCTGCGGGGAGAGTGTCGTCGGGCAGTTCGACGACGTTGAGGTGGCTGGACTCGAGTCCGCCAAAGGTGTCGGTGAAGAAATCAAATTCCTTGGCGGCGGTCTGGGCCAATTGCGGTCCGGCCGCCTGGTGGGCCACGGTGAGATAAACCTTTACATTGCCGGCACCACCGGAGATCGGGCCAACAAAACGACCAGCAATTATGGTTCCGGGAAAGCCGGGCTTGTTCCAATTGAAATCGAACTGGTCGCCGGGCTTGCCGTCCGCCAACGTAACCGCGTGTGGACCGCCCTGAGCACCACTGGAGATGACCCTCATCCCCTGTGGAACGCGGAAGTGAATTTCAGCAGTGAACCGATCGGTCATCAGGCCGGTGGTTGGGAACCAGCGCGCTGGGTAGAGCAGATAGGTGATCGGCTCCTGGATGGCTGCGAGCTTCAGTCCTTCGACGGGACCGTCTTCTGATCCGGTGATGACGCCGTCATATTCGAATGTCCAGTGAGAAGGATGGCCAGAGACGATGGGAGCCGATGGTGTGACGCGGATAGTACCGTCGGCGGAGCGCTCGCCGGTGAGAACCTTGCCGGCGTCATCGGTGATTTTGATGACTTTCAAGGCTGGATGGAAGCCGAAGCTGACCATCTCGGAGTTCTCGGGCGCAGTTAAGGTGACGGTCGCCTTGGCCTTAAGGTGATGCGTGGTGGTGTCGATTTCGGCGTCGATGACGTAGGCGGAGATATCCAGCGTGGGGCGTTCGGGCCGTTGGGCGGCAACGGGAAGCGCCGGAAAAAGACCGACAACCAAAGCGGTGATTGCAGCCAGCGGCCGAAAATCGCAGGCTGCACAGACCCTGCGGACAAACGAGTTCAGTTTCGTCATTTTCACTATTAGACGCATGTTCTTTCCTAATCCCAACAAAACTTTAGATGTCATCTGCGCCACCTTCCGCACTCAAGATTGCACAAAATCCGAGACTTGCGCGGTTGTGCCGATCTGCCTGATGGTGATGGCGGCCACCCGGCTGATGGCAGTTTCGAGTTCATCCCCGAAGCCGGATGAGCGGGGCGTGAGCAGTCCTTTTATGTGGGCCAGCTCCTTCATCATGGACTGACGAAGAGGCCCATCGGGTAGCAAAGGCTCGATTTGGCGAACTATGTTGGCGGCCGTAAAGGCGCTCTGGATCAGCTCAGGGACTACCATTTTGCCGGCAATCAGGTTAGCCATGGCCACGAAGGGGACTTTGACAATGTGCCGGGCAACTTCATAGGTGAGAGGAGAAACGCGGTATACCACTACAAAAGGGTTGCCGATCAGGGCCGCTTCTACGGTTGCCGTTCCGCTGGCCACGATGGAGGCGCGCGCATGCAAAAGGGCGGCTCGGGCGTCTTCGACGAGGCGGACGGGCAGGCCGTCTCCGTGATGTTTTACGAGTCCTGCGAGCATTTTGCGCTGGGAGGTGTTCAGCGTGGGTGCGAGTGGGATGATGAATTCAAATTCTTTGCGCGACCCGGCGGCGCGCGGTCCGCGCAGCGTGAGGATACGAGCGGCGGCGAGCATCTGGGGCAGGTTGTCGCTGATTTCCTTGGCACGGCTGCCGGGCAGCAGGCCGATCCAGGAACGCAAGGGATTCAATCCGCTCTCGCGGGCAAACTGCTCACGGGAGATTTCTGGAGGCGGAAGGTCAGCGAGCGGATGACCCACAAATTCGGCGGTAACGCCATTTTCGCGATAGAAAGGCTCCTCAAACGGGAAGATCACAAGCATCTTGTTAACGTACTTTTGCACCAGCTTGATGCGCTGCTTCTTCCAGGCCCAGAGCTGCGGGCTGACGAAGAAAATGACCGGGATGCCGAGGCGATGAAATTCCTGGGCGAGCTTGAAATGAATATCGGGAAAATCGATGAGGATGGCGACATCAGGGTGATGGGTACGAATGGCAGCCTTGAGTTTCCGGTACTCGCGATAAATACGAGGAAGATGGCGAACGACTTCCGTGATGCCCATGACTGCCATATCCTCAGAGCGGACGACCTGGTCGAGCCCTGCCTCCACCATGCGTTGGCCGCCCATTCCGACAAAATTAGCGCTAAGGCGATGTGAAGCCAGCTGGTTGCGTAGCTCATCAATGAGCATGGCGCCGTAGTGCTCGCCGCTGGCTTCGCCCGCTGAGATGAAAATGGTGGGATCGGACATACGTGCGCCTCGTCCCGCGCTGGGATCATGATAAAGGGTTGGGGATGAGGATGATCAAAGGCTCGCTCTGCTGATATAGGCCTTTCAGTTTTTGGAACTTGACCCGTCGCTAACGCGGAGCGGAATTTCTATTGTGCCAATGCGCTCGGTGGCGACGTCACGAACACCCAGCCGCAGGACCACATTTTCTGCCGGCACGTCGATCTCCTGGCGCATGTGAATTCCAGCCTTTAAGTCATGCGAGAGCTGCTCCGGCGTGAGATCCACTTCCATCCCGGCATCGCTTTGATTCACGCGAGCGCCATCGCGATTAAGGACGGACTGGGCAAGTTCAAGTTCGACCCGTCGGCGTCCATCCGTTAGCGTGGTCAGGCTGAGACGATGGGGATCAATTGAGTAGTCGATGACATAGCGGGTTGGCGGCGCTTTGAGAGGTTTGTCGGGTTTTCCTGCCGGCTCGGTGCTTAGTTGTTGGCCTGCCAACTGGGGATCCCCGGCGGGCAGCACGCGCGCCTCGAAGATTATCTCGGAGAGCGGCAGCCCTCCATGGAGCATCGCCGCGGACATCGGGCTCAGGAGTTGAGTCTTCTCTTTGCCGGATCCGGATGGATCAACGGCGTCGTACCCGCGACGGTAGGAAAGCTCGTACTGCTTGTCATCCAGCGAGACCTTGATCTTGCGAAAGGCTCCATTGAATTTGTGATTGGTGGGATCATAGCCCACGGTGTAGTAGGTTGATCCATCGGCGATGGCGGAAACGGCGGATTGCCCGATTGCGTTTGTGTTGTAGAAAGCTCTGCCGCCAGTCTCGTCAGCCATCCTCTCCATGGTCATGTGCTGGCTCGCCCATGATGATGGAATCGGATTGGCGGTTGGGACGGCCCCGGTGGTGGAGCCTCGTAGGGAGAGGGACTCGCCTCCCGTTGGACCGTTCGCTGGATTCGTATTGGGTAGGGTCATCAAACCGCGTGCGTCAACTGGATAGATCGCCACGCGTGCACGAGCCATCATTTCATTCACTTCGCGGACCCGCAGAAAAAAATCACCAGCGAAGTTTCCCCCACCCGGGTCGCCGAGAGGAACAGGGAAGCCCGCTGACATCCAAATGAGGTTTTTTCGGCCCGGAACGGTGGCGAGAAAGCGTGCGAGCTTTTTGAGAGCGGCTACCGTGATGTCCTGACGCAATTGCAGCGAAAGGCTCCTCGTGTCCTGAGAGAAATCTCGCATCGCCTGGGCCATTTCCTGCGATGATCCGGTGTCCAAATCTGGTTCGGCGGAGGCTGGTTCATCTGCCGAGCCACCCGGCGCCGTCGATCCTCCCGCCGATCTGACTTTGCCGAGCGCTGCGAGAAGTGCATTCAAATCGGTGGTGAACCCGGTAACCATTCGCAAATCGGATCCAATCAAAAATACTGCTACATATGTTCCGGGTGGAATTGTGCGCAGATAGCGAACCAACTGCTCACGTGCATACGACTGATCCGAGATTCCCGTGTTCAGCGCATCGATCAGCAGAACGTTGGCGGCACTCCGAATCGCGTAGCGGGGAAAATCTCCGTACACGTGAGGAGGGAGATGCGGCACAGGGCTTGCCTGAATTGCGTCGGATGCATGATGTTCCTCGAATACTGTCAGAGTCTGTGGCCGTCCATCTTCGAGTAACTGGAAGTTCGAACGATCGAGGCCGTCGATGGACTTTCCGGTCTTTTTGTCGCGAACGACGACGTCGATCAGAACGAGATTCGTCGTGGTTCGAAGGACCGGCGTGGTCTCTGTTTGAGGCGGCGCAGTCGAGAGGCCCGACAGCGATGGCCCGGGAATGCTGCTTTGAGCCGTAGCGATTTTGAAGACAGCGAAGAATAGAACCAAACGAGCAGAAGGCCTTCTCATCGTTTGCACCTTCCAGGATCTGCAACAGAATGACTGAGGGCGGCAGACTCGGCAACCGAAAAGTGCGGTTCCGATGAGATAACGGGTGCCCAGCGAGTCGTCAATTCACTTCAAAATTTATTGGTTCGCAAAAGAGGATGTCGTACATTGAATCCGTGAGGTGGATGATGGGGATTGCTCTGGTCTCCTCTCGGTCAAATGGTTCTGGCTACTTACTTGCGCTGGCTACTATTTTCCCTCTGGCAGTCCTGAGTCAGACGCCCGCGCCACAGGCTGTTCAACAACTACCAGCTCTTCAGAATCCGATTCCAGCGGGGGATCTGGCTTTTCTGAGCGGGTATGCGGGGCGCACAACGAAAGAATTGACGAAGGATAAGCAGTTTCGCGCGTTGAAGAAAGCGATGATTCCGCGCACCGAATATCACTATGGGCGCGACATGCCGCTGACAGACGCATTGGATGAAGCGCTGAACGGGTCGCCCCTCCCGGTGAATATGCGGGACAACCGCTACGTGACCGTGATGGGAATGCAGGGACCGTATCTACGCGGGCGGGGATTCTTATGGTTCGATGTGCAAACGGGAATTGCGCTGGGAGGGTTTTATTTCACTCCCACGAATGGCGAGCCGACGCCGACACTGACGGTGTTTTCGCGGCAACTGAACCAGACTGCTTTGACGCTAAGCGAACTGCCGGAGGCCTTTATTGAGGACTTGAATCAATGGTCAGCAGTTGCCGGAGTTCCCGCGATCACGCCGCGCTACTTCATTCCTGACAACGGGAAGAAGTACGTGCTGGAACACGACGAGGACTATTGCTCGCATCCGGCGGGAACGCCGGCACCCCCTGAACGCGACTGTATGCAGGCAAATCTCGATGCAGTGAATGCAGATATGGACGCTGCATACTTTATGAAGGAAACGTACAACGCCGCAAATGCAACCGCGTGGATGCTCGATCCGCAACAGGCGGCATGGCTAGCGATGCGCGACAGCACCTGTGCCGGGCCTAACGGACTTGGCTGCCGTATACGGATGACTCGGGAACGGACGCGCATCATTCTTGGACCGAGATTGCCGAGGCCTCATCCGGCGCAGGCAAGCCGCTAATGAGCGAGCAACTTGGGGTCGATTATCTCGAGCGTGCATGTGTCTAGTTTTGCTTGAGGCTCTCGAGCAGGCCATTCATCTCCATGAAATTCCATCCCTCAATGATCACGCCGTTTTCGAAGATCAGGAAAGACGAGCCGGACAAGGAGGCTTTCTTTCGGCTTGCTGGAAACCCTAGATTGTCGCCGAGATGCGTCATGGTGGTGGTCCATCGCACGGCGACTCGGTTGCCTTCGCAAATAATGTCATCGAGCACGAAGTGGAGATCGGGAAAAGCACCGCAGAACGTTGCATGAAGCGTTTTGAAGTGACCGGGGCCGATGAGCACAGAGTCGGGTTCGGGGAAACCATGCGATTTGCCACTTGAGGCAAACATTTCGTCTATGGTCGCGCTGTTTCTCTGGTTCCAGACCTCGTCGTACCAGCGTTTGGTGAGTTGCCTGTTGGCTTCGGACACGGGGAATCACCTCCAGTGAGACGCAAGCATAGCAATTGGGGCGGTGGACTGCACAGGCAAAATGCTGATGACTTTTCTCTCGTCGAACGAGGGCAATCCTGTCGAGAATTCATTCCGGTCAACCAGTCGTTGCTTTGATGATGCTGACCCTCTCCGCCAGATTTGCCGGTCCGATCTCAACCAGATCGAAGCCGAATTTTCTATAGGTCTCCTCGTGAATCTTCTCGAAGCGCAGAGTCTCTTCGAAGCTGATGCGCCGTGCTTCAGTAGGTGTGATGAAACCAAGATTGCGAATGAAGAACACCTGTGGTTGATAGATCGAT
It encodes:
- a CDS encoding septal ring lytic transglycosylase RlpA family protein; this encodes MNPKKPLPFWLLVGTSCVALAGVLGTISTRTVQADARLQRPMAAPQPVAATATPALSATPQPALKTHGKIYRGIASWYGSVFNGRKTASGETFDMNAMTACHPTLPFGSVVRVVNLRNRKSVIVRITDRGDLGSGNGRIIDLSYGAAEKLHMTQSGLARVSIEVLALGHSGTSD
- a CDS encoding M1 family aminopeptidase; this translates as MTSKVLLGLGKNMRLIVKMTKLNSFVRRVCAACDFRPLAAITALVVGLFPALPVAAQRPERPTLDISAYVIDAEIDTTTHHLKAKATVTLTAPENSEMVSFGFHPALKVIKITDDAGKVLTGERSADGTIRVTPSAPIVSGHPSHWTFEYDGVITGSEDGPVEGLKLAAIQEPITYLLYPARWFPTTGLMTDRFTAEIHFRVPQGMRVISSGAQGGPHAVTLADGKPGDQFDFNWNKPGFPGTIIAGRFVGPISGGAGNVKVYLTVAHQAAGPQLAQTAAKEFDFFTDTFGGLESSHLNVVELPDDTLPAAWGPELAAIMGSRTGDKSGIRLLANTIAHQWWGSEVSPKTMSDAWITNGMSRYGELMYVEEENGKSALKAALQDVSAGALAYDTIPLSSSGRLNPFSPEFQSMTLEKGAMIFHMLRWEIGDKAFLETLKGTLSQFADKPLRAADLEKVAEAQSQEQLTPFFSQWVDGTGAPTFTNKYSVYRLGNGKGFRTIGQINQDLDLFRMPVDLRVETDGKTVDEKKDVVGTDTQYVVDTFGRPRHITIDPGDWVLKSSPDLQVRIAILKGQQLVAQNDLTGALAEYQKALEANSQSSLADYRIGEVLFTQRNFQASVNYYRDSLRGDGEPRWTECWSHIALGKIFDITGQRDRAVNEYRLAVQTNDNTQGCVNEGRQWLSKPYKQPDTDQ
- the lpxB gene encoding lipid-A-disaccharide synthase, producing the protein MSDPTIFISAGEASGEHYGAMLIDELRNQLASHRLSANFVGMGGQRMVEAGLDQVVRSEDMAVMGITEVVRHLPRIYREYRKLKAAIRTHHPDVAILIDFPDIHFKLAQEFHRLGIPVIFFVSPQLWAWKKQRIKLVQKYVNKMLVIFPFEEPFYRENGVTAEFVGHPLADLPPPEISREQFARESGLNPLRSWIGLLPGSRAKEISDNLPQMLAAARILTLRGPRAAGSRKEFEFIIPLAPTLNTSQRKMLAGLVKHHGDGLPVRLVEDARAALLHARASIVASGTATVEAALIGNPFVVVYRVSPLTYEVARHIVKVPFVAMANLIAGKMVVPELIQSAFTAANIVRQIEPLLPDGPLRQSMMKELAHIKGLLTPRSSGFGDELETAISRVAAITIRQIGTTAQVSDFVQS
- a CDS encoding VWA domain-containing protein, producing the protein MRRPSARLVLFFAVFKIATAQSSIPGPSLSGLSTAPPQTETTPVLRTTTNLVLIDVVVRDKKTGKSIDGLDRSNFQLLEDGRPQTLTVFEEHHASDAIQASPVPHLPPHVYGDFPRYAIRSAANVLLIDALNTGISDQSYAREQLVRYLRTIPPGTYVAVFLIGSDLRMVTGFTTDLNALLAALGKVRSAGGSTAPGGSADEPASAEPDLDTGSSQEMAQAMRDFSQDTRSLSLQLRQDITVAALKKLARFLATVPGRKNLIWMSAGFPVPLGDPGGGNFAGDFFLRVREVNEMMARARVAIYPVDARGLMTLPNTNPANGPTGGESLSLRGSTTGAVPTANPIPSSWASQHMTMERMADETGGRAFYNTNAIGQSAVSAIADGSTYYTVGYDPTNHKFNGAFRKIKVSLDDKQYELSYRRGYDAVDPSGSGKEKTQLLSPMSAAMLHGGLPLSEIIFEARVLPAGDPQLAGQQLSTEPAGKPDKPLKAPPTRYVIDYSIDPHRLSLTTLTDGRRRVELELAQSVLNRDGARVNQSDAGMEVDLTPEQLSHDLKAGIHMRQEIDVPAENVVLRLGVRDVATERIGTIEIPLRVSDGSSSKN
- a CDS encoding lysozyme inhibitor LprI family protein; this translates as MSYIESVRWMMGIALVSSRSNGSGYLLALATIFPLAVLSQTPAPQAVQQLPALQNPIPAGDLAFLSGYAGRTTKELTKDKQFRALKKAMIPRTEYHYGRDMPLTDALDEALNGSPLPVNMRDNRYVTVMGMQGPYLRGRGFLWFDVQTGIALGGFYFTPTNGEPTPTLTVFSRQLNQTALTLSELPEAFIEDLNQWSAVAGVPAITPRYFIPDNGKKYVLEHDEDYCSHPAGTPAPPERDCMQANLDAVNADMDAAYFMKETYNAANATAWMLDPQQAAWLAMRDSTCAGPNGLGCRIRMTRERTRIILGPRLPRPHPAQASR
- a CDS encoding ester cyclase; the protein is MSEANRQLTKRWYDEVWNQRNSATIDEMFASSGKSHGFPEPDSVLIGPGHFKTLHATFCGAFPDLHFVLDDIICEGNRVAVRWTTTMTHLGDNLGFPASRKKASLSGSSFLIFENGVIIEGWNFMEMNGLLESLKQN